Proteins found in one Planctomycetes bacterium MalM25 genomic segment:
- the ytfQ gene encoding ABC transporter periplasmic-binding protein YtfQ precursor, producing MAIGKNLVLLFGVLILLSGGCTKSSDGPTTKKPVVAFVQTGADNDWRNAHTVSVKEAAAEKGYDLRFAEGQSKQENQIKAMSSFINQGVDVLVLAPIVETGWDNVLEKAQKRNIPVVILDRQIDTSDESLYETYIGADTYTEGRKAAEWLVKKMDGEAKVVELQGNPGASPTINRFNGFRDVIKDHPGIEIISTQTGEFRRSKGKEVMEALLKKHGEEIQAVYAHNDDMAIGAIQAIEDAGLRPAEDIVIVSVDAIRAAFEAMVAGKLNCTVECNPLQGPLAMDAVEKILSGDGEQLEKKTLIEDAVFEMDDAEGLIGSRKY from the coding sequence ATGGCTATCGGCAAGAATCTCGTACTCCTCTTTGGCGTCCTCATCTTGTTGTCGGGCGGATGCACCAAGTCATCCGACGGACCGACCACCAAGAAGCCCGTTGTCGCCTTTGTTCAAACAGGAGCCGACAACGACTGGCGCAACGCGCACACCGTCTCCGTCAAGGAAGCCGCCGCCGAAAAGGGCTACGACCTCAGGTTCGCCGAAGGCCAGTCGAAGCAAGAGAACCAGATCAAGGCGATGAGCTCGTTCATCAACCAGGGCGTCGATGTGCTGGTGCTCGCCCCCATTGTCGAGACCGGCTGGGACAACGTCTTAGAGAAAGCCCAGAAGCGCAACATCCCTGTCGTCATCCTCGACCGGCAGATCGACACGAGCGACGAGTCCCTGTACGAGACGTACATCGGGGCCGACACCTACACCGAAGGGCGCAAGGCGGCCGAATGGCTGGTCAAGAAGATGGATGGCGAGGCCAAAGTTGTAGAGCTGCAGGGCAACCCCGGCGCCTCCCCCACGATCAATCGCTTCAACGGCTTCCGCGACGTGATCAAGGATCACCCGGGCATCGAGATCATCTCGACTCAGACCGGCGAGTTCCGGCGATCCAAGGGCAAGGAGGTCATGGAGGCGCTGCTCAAGAAGCACGGCGAAGAGATCCAAGCGGTCTACGCTCACAACGACGACATGGCGATCGGCGCCATCCAGGCGATCGAGGACGCCGGCCTCCGGCCCGCGGAAGACATCGTCATTGTTTCCGTCGATGCGATCCGCGCCGCGTTCGAGGCGATGGTGGCGGGCAAGCTCAACTGCACCGTCGAGTGCAATCCGTTGCAGGGACCTCTTGCCATGGACGCGGTCGAGAAGATCCTGTCCGGTGACGGAGAGCAGCTCGAAAAGAAGACGCTGATCGAAGACGCCGTGTTCGAGATGGACGACGCCGAAGGGCTTATCGGCTCACGCAAGTACTGA
- a CDS encoding Bacterial regulatory protein, luxR family, translating into MPPDAQHFVRLREARRLYSLVGECLAVGGDGVAWRWRLTKAIRRLLGAELAFFADYKRVGSPESPEGWLRPISLLDDWGGVEHRPTFWEHFVRDRHERLPYSRLAEACETFCVALRSDVIDDRSWYGSAHFIEHSVPMGLDDCLISYSRGPGDTVQSLFLQRAIGAPTFPRSSAELVRGLWGELRQFQPVQLSSVEGSAFMDLPKRMLQVLACLLTGYTAKETAELIGVSTHTVQEHVRRLYKRSKTTNRAELAARYRTIAPVLVNTSLEQLPDVSELINKATQPPWPHEPGRRTLDPP; encoded by the coding sequence GGAATGCCTCGCTGTGGGGGGCGACGGAGTAGCATGGCGCTGGCGACTGACCAAGGCGATCCGTCGATTGCTGGGGGCCGAATTGGCCTTCTTCGCGGACTACAAGAGGGTGGGCTCCCCCGAGTCGCCCGAGGGTTGGCTCCGCCCCATCTCCCTGCTCGATGACTGGGGAGGCGTCGAGCATCGCCCGACGTTCTGGGAACACTTTGTTCGGGATCGACACGAACGGCTGCCCTACTCGCGATTAGCCGAGGCTTGTGAGACTTTCTGCGTCGCCTTACGAAGCGATGTGATCGACGATCGGTCGTGGTACGGCAGCGCCCACTTTATTGAGCATTCCGTGCCGATGGGCCTGGACGACTGCCTCATCAGCTACTCAAGGGGACCGGGTGACACGGTGCAGTCATTATTCCTTCAACGGGCTATCGGTGCGCCCACTTTTCCACGCAGTTCGGCCGAACTGGTCAGGGGCCTGTGGGGGGAACTCCGTCAATTCCAACCCGTTCAACTCTCCAGTGTCGAGGGCTCGGCCTTCATGGACCTACCCAAACGCATGCTCCAAGTGCTCGCCTGCCTGCTTACCGGCTACACCGCTAAGGAGACCGCTGAGCTGATCGGGGTCAGCACGCACACCGTCCAGGAGCACGTGAGACGCCTCTACAAGCGATCGAAGACAACCAACCGAGCGGAGCTCGCCGCACGGTACCGAACGATTGCCCCAGTGCTAGTCAATACGTCGCTCGAGCAACTCCCCGACGTGAGCGAGCTAATCAACAAGGCGACGCAACCCCCCTGGCCCCATGAGCCGGGACGACGGACCTTGGACCCACCCTGA